The Klebsiella quasivariicola region AACTCATGGGCTGGCTCTGAAACGCTGGAAGGTGAAATCACGAAGGGGTCATGCTATCACAGCCCCGCCCGATCGGCGAGGCTATGTGGAGGGATTTGCTTAGTGGCCCGGGAACGGCACCAGGCTGTAGCAGTGGATCCCCAGCTTTTCCAGGCGCTGTTCGCCGCCCAGATCGAAGAGGTTGATAATGAAAGCGGCATCGTGTACTTCGCCGCCAAGACGGCGGATCAGTTTGACCGTCGCGTCGATGGTGCCGCCGGTCGCCAGCAGATCGTCCACCACCAGCACTTTGTCGCCCGGTTTAATGGCGTCAACGTGGATCTCCAGCTGATCGGTGCCGTACTCCAGTTCATAGCTCTCGGCAATGGTTTCACGCGGCAACTTACGCGGCTTGCGTACCGGAACAAAGCCTACGCCCAGCGCCAGCGCAACCGGTGCGCCGAACAGGAAGCCACGCGCTTCGGTCCCCACCACTTTGGTGATGCCGGCGTTTTTATAACGCTCGGTCAGCAGTTCAATGCTAAGCGCGTAGGCTTTTGGGTCTTCCAGTAAGCTGGTGACATCGCGGAAAAGGATGCCCGGTTTCGGATAATCCTGGACGCTTTGGATGCTGTTCTTCAGATATTCAAGCTGCTGTGCAGTTGCGGTCATAAGTGTATGCCTGATTGAAACGGT contains the following coding sequences:
- the apt gene encoding adenine phosphoribosyltransferase yields the protein MTATAQQLEYLKNSIQSVQDYPKPGILFRDVTSLLEDPKAYALSIELLTERYKNAGITKVVGTEARGFLFGAPVALALGVGFVPVRKPRKLPRETIAESYELEYGTDQLEIHVDAIKPGDKVLVVDDLLATGGTIDATVKLIRRLGGEVHDAAFIINLFDLGGEQRLEKLGIHCYSLVPFPGH